The Oligoflexia bacterium genome contains a region encoding:
- the glmS gene encoding glutamine--fructose-6-phosphate transaminase (isomerizing), which translates to MCGIAGYIGEQNAKDIVINNLKKLEYRGYDSTGIAVLDQDISVIRAKGKLVELEKKLEDESAPGHVGIGHTRWATHGKPSDENAHPHRAEHVVVVHNGIIENYLEIKHNLINNGAQFSSETDTEIIPLLIEYNMQRNGLDFEQAVLSSIAQLKGSFAFAAMSTTEPEKILVAKNASPLIVGIGNNEMFLASDIPALLEYTQDVVILEDHQMAILEKDQLTLKDFNNTELDYQVKKITWSRIAAEKDGHKHFMYKEILEQPRAIADSMRSRISKQAAKVSLSELDGMDTDKFNKIVFCACGTSYHSGLLAKQWFERYLRIPCDVELASEFRYNDPIIDDKTLWVGISQSGETADTLAALHEAKDKAATCLAICNNMDSSIARAADYVLYTQAGPEIGVASTKAFSTQLSVLAMLCVHMLQAKSKDKVSELVHAILHLPEAVQQCIDLNLKLAPLAQKYMQYSSFLFLGRGDAYAIALEGALKLKEISYIHAEAYAAGEMKHGPIALIDQNMPVMAILGEGIHQEKTLSNIEEVKSRDAKVLIVCTEQQVQDLKLDQNYDCLLIPQCHNFIRPILENIPLQLFAYHVADQKGLDVDQPRNLAKAVTVE; encoded by the coding sequence ATGTGTGGAATTGCCGGTTACATTGGTGAGCAAAACGCCAAAGACATTGTCATCAACAATTTAAAAAAACTAGAATACCGTGGTTATGATTCAACCGGGATTGCGGTTTTAGATCAAGACATTTCTGTGATTCGGGCCAAGGGTAAGTTGGTAGAATTAGAAAAAAAATTAGAAGATGAATCTGCTCCCGGTCACGTGGGCATAGGCCATACCCGTTGGGCCACGCATGGCAAACCCAGTGATGAAAACGCCCATCCGCACCGGGCAGAGCATGTGGTGGTGGTGCATAACGGCATCATAGAAAATTATTTAGAGATCAAACACAACTTAATCAACAATGGCGCACAGTTTAGTTCAGAGACAGACACAGAAATCATTCCACTGTTAATAGAGTACAACATGCAGCGCAATGGTCTGGATTTTGAGCAGGCCGTGTTAAGCAGTATTGCACAACTCAAAGGTTCTTTTGCTTTTGCCGCCATGTCTACAACAGAGCCAGAAAAAATTTTGGTGGCTAAAAATGCCAGTCCCTTGATTGTGGGTATTGGCAACAATGAAATGTTTTTGGCCTCAGATATCCCTGCTTTATTAGAATACACGCAAGATGTGGTGATTTTAGAAGATCACCAAATGGCCATTTTAGAAAAAGATCAACTGACCCTTAAAGATTTTAATAATACTGAATTGGACTACCAAGTAAAAAAAATCACCTGGTCACGGATAGCCGCAGAAAAAGATGGTCACAAGCATTTCATGTACAAAGAAATTTTAGAGCAACCCAGAGCCATTGCAGACAGTATGCGCTCCCGCATCAGTAAGCAAGCCGCCAAAGTCAGCCTGTCTGAGCTGGACGGCATGGATACAGATAAGTTTAACAAAATTGTGTTTTGTGCCTGCGGAACCTCTTATCATTCAGGCCTGTTGGCCAAACAATGGTTTGAGCGTTATTTAAGAATTCCTTGTGATGTAGAATTGGCTTCTGAGTTTAGATACAATGACCCCATCATAGATGATAAAACCCTGTGGGTGGGGATCTCCCAATCTGGAGAAACCGCAGATACCTTGGCTGCCCTGCATGAAGCCAAAGATAAAGCTGCCACCTGCTTGGCCATTTGCAATAACATGGACAGCTCCATTGCCAGAGCCGCTGATTATGTCTTGTACACGCAAGCCGGCCCTGAAATTGGCGTGGCGTCTACCAAAGCTTTTTCTACGCAACTGTCGGTTTTGGCCATGTTGTGTGTGCATATGTTACAGGCTAAGAGTAAAGATAAGGTCAGTGAGCTGGTGCATGCTATTTTACATCTGCCAGAAGCCGTACAACAGTGCATAGATTTAAACCTTAAGCTTGCTCCTTTAGCGCAAAAGTACATGCAGTATTCTAGTTTTTTGTTTTTAGGCCGTGGAGATGCTTATGCCATAGCCCTTGAAGGCGCCTTAAAGCTTAAAGAAATTTCTTACATTCACGCAGAAGCCTATGCCGCCGGAGAAATGAAGCATGGTCCTATTGCACTGATAGACCAAAACATGCCAGTCATGGCCATTTTGGGTGAGGGCATTCATCAAGAAAAAACCTTATCCAACATAGAAGAGGTTAAATCCAGAGACGCCAAAGTTTTGATTGTCTGTACTGAACAACAAGTACAAGATTTAAAGCTAGATCAAAACTATGATTGCTTACTTATCCCGCAATGCCACAACTTCATCAGACCCATCCTAGAAAACATTCCTCTGCAACTTTTTGCTTATCATGTAGCGGATCAAAAGGGTTTGGATGTGGATCAGCCTAGGAATTTGGCTAAGGCTGTTACGGTGGAGTAG
- a CDS encoding protein kinase, protein MSYRYPIKFGKYLLTRRIAVGGMAEVFKAKLYGPRGFEKTLAIKRILPEFSEDEEFVAMFVDEARISSKLHHGNIVQVFDFGQVDDAYYLAMEFVDGSNLKNLFRKTLKSQNLFPRHLAIYIALQVAKALEYAHQIKQDDDNTLELVHRDISPQNILIAHDGQVKLTDFGIAKASIKLSKTQPGKVQGKLSYMSPEQAMGKNLDRRSDIFSLGIILYELISGEKVYNSENTSERYKRIRKAQIEPLKSLAPDISDYLNQSVMQLLEKDPWARPNNCTEVIQKLSESIKKYSMDELALELSNLMHSQFPKESSTEASQLNKTPSLLDVPGHLIEEISAQTEVRPDDLSSIDHEVEQQRHKKEPLLIHRIKEWFQLASVYLFEGQRKQYTFGILIVLLFISVASSFFLAVNNSVQPKPIVVKNQEKLAPSPDSPSAQPYPPTNTDPLSLNSLNTEEHSLEQFSSNAEKEPLLDENPTISTGTGSTVVTNDLNDMKQLKQRQEKIHQDLEAEQTIQELQKDVASLKQENQEKAQALEEALDELETLKKGAQQEIVKQCPAGMKKVQGGSFQYGSDENDPDRNDLTEPLAQESKVKSFCMDQFEYSTKKASTPDINISWHHAQKSCQQQGKRLCTVQEWEYACKSLEDSKYGFSTSFEESQCAIQNDTFETLELLSNSSKSACKNSLDIYNLSGNVLEWTQSAGKHSPNTYVAKGGSMQRPLYQARCSAHIELDADLQEPDLGFRCCKNF, encoded by the coding sequence ATGTCTTATCGTTATCCCATAAAATTTGGCAAATACCTGCTGACCCGTAGAATTGCGGTGGGCGGTATGGCTGAAGTATTTAAAGCCAAGCTGTATGGCCCCAGAGGCTTTGAAAAAACCTTGGCCATTAAACGCATTTTGCCTGAATTCAGTGAAGATGAAGAGTTTGTAGCCATGTTTGTGGATGAGGCAAGGATTTCATCCAAATTGCATCATGGCAATATTGTTCAAGTCTTTGATTTTGGTCAGGTGGATGATGCCTATTATCTTGCCATGGAGTTTGTTGATGGCAGCAATCTTAAAAACTTATTTAGAAAAACCTTAAAATCTCAGAACCTTTTTCCTAGACACCTAGCCATTTATATTGCTTTGCAAGTGGCCAAGGCCCTGGAGTATGCCCATCAAATCAAACAGGATGATGATAACACTTTAGAGTTGGTGCATAGAGATATCAGTCCGCAAAATATTCTTATTGCCCATGATGGCCAAGTTAAACTGACGGATTTTGGTATTGCCAAAGCCAGCATCAAGTTATCAAAAACCCAACCCGGTAAAGTTCAAGGCAAGCTGAGTTATATGTCACCTGAGCAGGCCATGGGTAAAAACTTGGATAGACGCTCTGACATCTTTTCTTTGGGTATTATTTTATATGAATTGATCTCTGGTGAAAAAGTCTACAATTCAGAAAACACCAGTGAACGCTACAAGCGCATCCGCAAAGCGCAAATTGAGCCGCTTAAATCCTTGGCCCCAGATATTTCTGACTATTTAAATCAGAGTGTCATGCAACTCTTAGAAAAAGACCCTTGGGCACGACCTAACAATTGTACTGAAGTCATTCAAAAACTATCTGAATCCATCAAAAAATACAGCATGGATGAGTTGGCCCTGGAGCTATCCAACTTAATGCATAGCCAATTCCCCAAAGAAAGCAGCACAGAAGCCAGCCAACTCAATAAAACTCCGTCATTGTTGGATGTCCCAGGACACTTGATTGAAGAAATTTCCGCCCAAACAGAAGTGCGGCCTGATGATTTAAGCTCCATTGATCATGAAGTGGAACAACAACGCCATAAAAAAGAGCCCTTGTTGATTCATAGAATAAAAGAATGGTTTCAACTTGCGTCGGTTTATTTATTTGAGGGCCAAAGAAAACAATACACCTTTGGGATCCTTATTGTTTTACTGTTTATCAGTGTAGCCAGTTCATTTTTCTTAGCCGTCAACAACTCAGTACAACCCAAACCCATAGTAGTTAAAAACCAAGAAAAACTAGCTCCTAGCCCAGACAGCCCTTCTGCACAACCCTATCCACCAACAAATACTGATCCTTTATCCCTAAACTCTTTAAATACTGAGGAGCATAGCCTTGAGCAATTCAGTTCAAACGCAGAAAAGGAACCTTTATTGGACGAAAATCCTACAATTTCTACAGGGACGGGTTCAACTGTTGTCACCAATGACCTCAATGACATGAAGCAACTTAAGCAAAGACAAGAAAAAATTCATCAAGACCTAGAAGCAGAACAAACCATTCAAGAGCTACAAAAAGATGTGGCCTCTCTTAAACAAGAAAATCAAGAAAAAGCCCAAGCCCTAGAAGAAGCTTTGGATGAATTGGAAACCCTAAAAAAAGGCGCCCAACAAGAAATTGTAAAACAATGTCCAGCTGGGATGAAAAAAGTGCAAGGAGGTTCTTTTCAATATGGCTCAGATGAAAATGATCCTGATCGCAATGACTTAACTGAACCTTTGGCCCAAGAAAGCAAAGTTAAAAGTTTTTGCATGGATCAATTTGAATACAGCACTAAAAAAGCTTCCACTCCAGATATCAATATTTCATGGCATCACGCGCAAAAGTCCTGCCAACAACAAGGCAAAAGACTGTGTACCGTGCAAGAATGGGAATATGCCTGCAAATCCTTAGAAGACAGCAAATATGGTTTTTCTACATCATTTGAAGAAAGCCAATGCGCCATTCAAAATGACACTTTTGAAACGCTTGAACTCTTGAGCAATTCCTCCAAAAGCGCTTGCAAAAACAGTTTGGATATCTACAATCTCAGTGGAAATGTCCTTGAATGGACTCAAAGCGCTGGCAAACACAGTCCCAACACTTATGTAGCCAAAGGCGGCTCAATGCAAAGACCTTTGTATCAAGCTCGCTGTTCTGCACACATTGAATTGGATGCAGACTTACAAGAGCCTGATCTGGGATTTAGATGCTGTAAAAACTTCTAA
- a CDS encoding NTP transferase domain-containing protein — translation MTSSQHQHPEHPLGAIILAAGKGTRMDSNIAKVLHKIAGKPMLHYVIRTAQQLQASKTAVVIGHQADQVQDYFKAEKNIDWVMQNNPKGTGDAVARAKEIFTDFSGPIVILYGDIPGIRVETLRRLWMMHESGNHALTILTAELDDPTGYGRVIVNADGSVSKIVEHRDATAYEREIYEINTGIGIYDSKFLWENITQLKPANKQNELYLTDLVEMARSQNLRVGRMVLKESLEIMGINDRSALADVTRFFFDEKASYFLDNGVHLEDPASITLESDVKIGQDSTLQGEVIVRGQSQLGENTQIASGTCIINSQLGNGVKVANNCSIYQAELGENVRVGANTVLGEE, via the coding sequence ATGACATCATCACAACATCAACACCCAGAACACCCCTTAGGTGCCATTATCCTTGCCGCCGGCAAAGGAACACGCATGGACTCCAATATTGCAAAAGTATTGCATAAAATAGCAGGAAAACCCATGCTTCACTATGTTATTCGCACTGCGCAACAATTGCAAGCATCAAAAACAGCAGTGGTTATTGGCCATCAGGCCGATCAAGTCCAAGATTACTTTAAGGCTGAAAAAAACATTGATTGGGTGATGCAAAATAACCCCAAAGGCACAGGAGATGCTGTGGCCAGAGCCAAAGAGATCTTTACTGATTTTTCAGGCCCCATTGTGATTTTGTACGGGGATATACCTGGTATAAGAGTAGAGACCTTGCGTCGTTTATGGATGATGCATGAGTCCGGAAATCATGCTTTAACCATACTTACCGCAGAATTAGATGATCCCACTGGCTATGGAAGGGTGATTGTTAATGCTGATGGCAGCGTCTCAAAAATAGTGGAACACCGAGATGCCACAGCTTATGAGCGCGAAATTTATGAAATCAATACCGGCATAGGCATTTATGATTCCAAGTTTTTGTGGGAGAATATCACGCAACTTAAGCCAGCCAACAAGCAAAATGAGCTGTATTTGACCGATTTGGTAGAAATGGCCCGCAGCCAAAATTTACGGGTAGGGCGCATGGTTTTAAAAGAATCTCTGGAAATCATGGGAATCAATGACAGAAGCGCCTTAGCGGATGTAACCCGATTTTTCTTTGATGAAAAAGCCTCTTATTTTCTGGATAACGGCGTTCATTTAGAAGATCCAGCCAGTATTACGCTTGAGTCAGATGTTAAAATTGGTCAAGACTCTACTTTACAAGGAGAAGTCATTGTCAGAGGCCAAAGCCAGTTGGGTGAAAATACCCAAATTGCTTCTGGCACCTGCATTATTAACAGTCAATTGGGCAATGGGGTGAAGGTGGCCAATAATTGTAGCATTTACCAGGCTGAGCTTGGTGAAAACGTGAGGGTAGGGGCAAACACGGTTTTAGGAGAAGAGTAG